In Halococcus saccharolyticus DSM 5350, one genomic interval encodes:
- a CDS encoding arylsulfotransferase family protein — protein MRSLSRQRLGAVLILLAVVGVVGSFAVSAATTPGAGAGSANDSTTDRGRTLVGMQAEGRVAMLDANGDPLWRIGSDNVDYFDVTMLDNGSVLAGFVAEGQQSCGPYESPCSRTGFRLIEPGPEPTVANEWSFPVRTKLNSEVHDVEKLPSGEYLLTDMEYERILTVAENGTITWQWNASQHYDAPPDVTTTDWLHINDVDRVGDGRYMVSVRNANQLLVIERGEGVVDVINEDREQGNDANCKRNNGLADYSNDSGGDVRCGDPEVMDHQHNPQSLDSGAVLVADSENDRVIELHENEGEWDVSWGVDTSNGVRYDWPRDADRLPNGNTLITDSRNNRVVEVTPNGTTVWSADTGIWPYEAERLPYGELINDDRTSRLNGSGDTPGRSTGSALPLVDRAYAGLSFVVSLPTWFQPWHIGVIAGAVILTLVGGVLIVSGRWNR, from the coding sequence ATGCGTTCGCTTTCCCGCCAGCGACTCGGGGCGGTACTGATCCTTCTTGCCGTCGTGGGCGTCGTCGGATCGTTCGCGGTGAGTGCGGCGACCACACCCGGTGCCGGGGCGGGATCGGCGAACGACTCGACGACCGATCGTGGCCGGACGCTCGTCGGGATGCAGGCCGAGGGGCGAGTCGCGATGCTCGATGCGAACGGCGACCCGCTCTGGCGGATCGGGAGCGATAACGTCGATTACTTCGACGTCACGATGCTCGACAACGGCTCCGTTCTCGCGGGGTTCGTTGCTGAGGGTCAGCAGTCCTGTGGCCCGTACGAATCGCCGTGTTCCCGGACGGGCTTTCGGCTGATCGAACCCGGGCCGGAGCCCACCGTCGCGAACGAGTGGTCGTTCCCAGTACGGACGAAACTCAACAGTGAGGTCCACGACGTCGAGAAGCTGCCCTCGGGCGAGTACCTCCTGACCGACATGGAGTACGAGCGGATCCTCACCGTCGCCGAAAACGGCACGATCACCTGGCAGTGGAACGCCAGCCAGCACTACGACGCGCCGCCCGACGTGACGACCACCGACTGGCTTCACATCAACGACGTCGATCGGGTCGGCGACGGTCGCTACATGGTGTCGGTCCGGAACGCGAACCAGCTACTGGTCATCGAGCGCGGTGAGGGTGTGGTCGACGTGATCAACGAGGACCGCGAGCAAGGCAACGACGCGAACTGCAAGCGGAACAACGGGCTCGCGGACTACAGCAACGACAGCGGTGGCGACGTGCGGTGTGGCGATCCCGAGGTCATGGACCACCAGCACAACCCGCAGTCACTCGATTCCGGCGCGGTTCTCGTCGCCGACAGCGAGAACGACCGCGTGATCGAACTCCACGAGAACGAGGGCGAGTGGGACGTCTCGTGGGGGGTCGACACCTCGAACGGCGTCCGGTACGACTGGCCGCGCGACGCCGACCGCCTGCCGAACGGCAATACGTTGATCACCGACTCCCGAAACAACCGTGTCGTCGAGGTCACGCCGAACGGCACCACGGTGTGGAGCGCCGACACCGGGATTTGGCCCTACGAGGCCGAGCGACTCCCCTACGGTGAACTCATCAACGACGATCGAACCTCGCGGCTCAACGGGAGCGGCGACACTCCTGGCCGATCGACCGGATCCGCGCTCCCGCTCGTCGATCGGGCCTACGCCGGGCTCTCGTTCGTGGTTTCGCTCCCGACGTGGTTCCAGCCGTGGCACATCGGTGTGATCGCGGGCGCGGTCATCCTCACGCTCGTCGGGGGCGTGTTGATCGTGAGTGGTCGGTGGAACCGATAG
- a CDS encoding glycoside hydrolase family 15 protein produces MAFTQIEDYGVIGNLETCPLIGNDGSIDWCCFPHIESSSVFAGILDDDGGGHFAIQPSGEFESAQEYVTRTNVLRTTFETDSGTMTLTDFMPVVDGVELGHTTSAIYRKVTCTEGTIELDATFEPRFDYDRVGTTVEQTSEGVIARGNGEQLYLWSPADFESSEGEEEHAEATETLRADETMWFVLQYNDREPIDAADCAALLRETIDYWQDWTHQCLDASGCPFEGPYHDDVIRSGLVLRLLMNPQTHAIAAAPTTSLPEEVGGVRNWDYRYAWIRDVSYTIQALNELGHEREARNGFDWCLTMCHKDDPGEIGHPLYGLHYPPEMVEEELDHFSGYRHSKPVRIGNAAGDQQQLDTYGELITAIYTATDYGEEIFAGEWEVIEEVIDHVSGVWTNKDKGIWEVRSEPKHVVHSKALCWAALDRGIKIAEDNDFDAPIDRWKGERDTIRETVLEEGFDEELGCFTQTFEGETVDAAALRLGSVGLLPFDDDRMQSTIDAVMDHLMTDEGLVMRYEGDDGLPGEEGAFVLCSYWLVECLALSGRVEEAHDVFESATEHLSPIGLFAEEIDPETGEHRGNFPQAFSHIGLINAVLYLNQAEPGETLDPIGRGATEITTDSKS; encoded by the coding sequence ATGGCATTCACGCAGATCGAGGACTACGGCGTCATCGGGAACCTCGAAACCTGCCCGTTGATCGGGAACGATGGTTCGATCGACTGGTGTTGTTTCCCCCACATCGAGTCGTCGAGCGTCTTTGCCGGCATCCTCGACGACGACGGCGGTGGCCATTTCGCCATTCAGCCCAGTGGCGAGTTCGAGTCGGCACAGGAGTACGTCACCCGGACGAACGTGCTCCGGACGACCTTCGAAACTGACTCGGGAACGATGACGCTGACCGATTTCATGCCTGTGGTCGACGGAGTGGAGCTCGGCCACACTACGAGCGCGATCTACCGGAAGGTGACCTGTACTGAGGGCACGATCGAACTGGATGCCACGTTCGAGCCCCGGTTCGACTACGATCGTGTCGGAACCACGGTCGAGCAGACCAGCGAGGGTGTCATCGCACGCGGTAACGGCGAACAGCTCTACCTCTGGAGTCCGGCGGACTTCGAGTCCTCGGAGGGTGAGGAAGAACACGCCGAGGCAACCGAAACCCTCCGCGCCGACGAGACGATGTGGTTCGTGCTCCAGTACAACGACCGCGAGCCGATCGACGCCGCCGACTGTGCGGCGCTGCTACGCGAGACCATCGATTACTGGCAGGACTGGACTCACCAGTGTCTCGACGCATCGGGCTGCCCGTTCGAAGGCCCCTACCACGACGACGTGATCCGATCGGGGCTCGTGCTCCGGCTCTTGATGAACCCCCAGACCCACGCTATCGCGGCCGCGCCCACCACCTCGCTGCCCGAGGAGGTCGGCGGCGTTCGCAACTGGGATTACCGCTACGCGTGGATCCGGGACGTCTCCTACACCATCCAGGCACTCAACGAACTCGGCCACGAACGCGAAGCCCGCAACGGGTTCGACTGGTGTCTCACGATGTGTCACAAGGACGATCCGGGCGAGATCGGCCACCCGCTGTACGGCCTCCACTACCCGCCCGAGATGGTCGAGGAGGAGTTGGATCACTTCTCGGGCTACCGTCACTCCAAACCCGTGCGCATCGGCAACGCGGCCGGCGACCAGCAGCAACTCGACACCTACGGCGAACTCATCACCGCGATCTACACCGCGACCGACTACGGCGAGGAGATCTTCGCGGGCGAGTGGGAGGTCATTGAGGAGGTGATCGATCACGTCTCCGGGGTCTGGACGAACAAGGACAAGGGCATCTGGGAGGTCCGCAGCGAGCCCAAGCATGTCGTCCACTCGAAAGCGCTTTGCTGGGCGGCGCTCGACAGGGGGATCAAGATCGCCGAAGACAACGATTTCGACGCCCCGATCGACCGCTGGAAAGGCGAGCGTGATACGATCCGTGAAACCGTCCTCGAAGAGGGGTTCGACGAGGAACTCGGCTGCTTCACCCAGACGTTCGAGGGTGAAACCGTCGATGCGGCCGCACTGAGACTCGGCAGCGTCGGCTTGCTCCCGTTCGACGACGACCGGATGCAGAGCACGATCGACGCCGTGATGGATCACCTCATGACTGACGAGGGCCTCGTGATGCGCTACGAGGGCGACGACGGCCTTCCCGGCGAGGAGGGAGCGTTCGTGCTGTGCTCGTACTGGCTGGTCGAATGTCTCGCGCTCTCCGGACGTGTCGAGGAAGCCCACGACGTTTTCGAGAGCGCGACGGAGCATCTGAGCCCGATCGGGCTGTTCGCCGAGGAGATCGATCCCGAAACCGGCGAGCACCGTGGCAACTTCCCGCAGGCGTTCAGCCACATCGGGCTCATCAACGCCGTGCTCTATCTCAACCAGGCCGAGCCGGGCGAGACGCTTGATCCGATCGGCAGGGGAGCGACCGAGATCACCACTGATTCGAAAAGCTAG
- the btuC gene encoding vitamin B12 ABC transporter permease BtuC: MGTGTRTGSETAAATEANADVDANPDADAAASGVLRRAVAWSVGLAIALIAVVLAGATVGPVGIEYGVVAKVVLDALPWFSVRVPETAATIVLGIRLPRIALAAVVGCALGGAGTVMQGFFRNPMADPSIIGVSTGAAVGAVASIVFPLAIPFGLGLQGAAFAGALIAAFGVYLIATEGGRTPVATLLLAGVAIQTFLGAVISYMLVQSGESLRQVTYWLMGHLHNAGWDEVTTTLPVVVLAFVVLLAYSRDLNVLLLGESDAHSLGIEVERTKRVLLAVSSVLTAAAVAVSGVIGFVGLIVPHVMRLLVGPDHRILLPTSTLAGGGFLVAADTLARSGPAELPVGIVTAAVGAPFFLYLLRRQEVHAL, from the coding sequence ATGGGAACGGGGACGCGAACCGGATCCGAAACTGCCGCGGCCACGGAGGCAAACGCCGATGTGGACGCCAACCCCGATGCGGACGCGGCGGCGTCGGGCGTGCTTCGACGCGCGGTCGCGTGGTCGGTCGGCCTTGCGATCGCGTTGATCGCGGTGGTGCTCGCCGGCGCGACGGTCGGGCCGGTCGGGATCGAGTACGGCGTGGTCGCGAAGGTCGTGCTCGACGCGCTTCCGTGGTTCTCGGTTCGCGTTCCCGAAACCGCAGCGACCATCGTTCTTGGCATCCGACTGCCCCGGATCGCGCTCGCGGCGGTCGTGGGGTGTGCGCTCGGCGGTGCGGGCACCGTGATGCAGGGGTTTTTCCGGAACCCGATGGCCGATCCGTCGATCATCGGAGTTTCGACTGGTGCGGCGGTCGGCGCGGTCGCGTCGATCGTTTTCCCGCTCGCGATCCCGTTCGGACTCGGCCTCCAGGGTGCGGCCTTCGCCGGCGCGCTGATCGCGGCGTTCGGGGTCTACCTGATCGCCACCGAGGGTGGCCGGACACCGGTGGCGACCCTGCTACTCGCGGGCGTTGCGATTCAGACGTTTCTGGGAGCGGTGATTTCGTACATGCTGGTCCAATCGGGTGAGAGCCTCCGACAGGTGACCTACTGGCTGATGGGTCACCTCCACAACGCGGGCTGGGACGAGGTCACGACCACCCTGCCGGTCGTCGTCCTCGCCTTCGTCGTCCTGCTCGCGTACAGCCGCGATCTCAACGTCCTCCTGCTCGGAGAGAGCGACGCTCACTCGCTGGGAATCGAAGTCGAGCGCACCAAGCGGGTGTTGCTCGCGGTGTCGAGCGTGCTGACGGCGGCCGCGGTCGCGGTTTCGGGTGTGATCGGGTTCGTGGGACTGATCGTTCCCCACGTGATGCGGCTGCTCGTCGGCCCCGACCACCGGATCCTGTTGCCGACCAGTACGCTCGCCGGCGGGGGCTTCCTCGTCGCTGCCGACACTCTCGCTCGATCGGGGCCCGCCGAGCTCCCCGTCGGGATCGTGACCGCGGCGGTCGGCGCGCCATTTTTCCTCTACTTGCTCCGCCGCCAGGAGGTCCACGCGCTGTGA
- a CDS encoding PH domain-containing protein, with protein MTSGVESTDWLPLTPGEEVLWAGTPSLAPATLPMAIGFGLSMVGVWLSREVEVPRVPEQFALVLVPIGLAIVAWAYLSRWSTRYVFTTKAIYEKSGVFSLSVTRVPIGRVQNTAFDQSLIERTFSYGDIAVYTAGSGGVNLALSNVPDPEHVNGLVTTQLSESAASGTEREVASAGRPTS; from the coding sequence ATGACCTCGGGCGTCGAATCGACCGACTGGCTCCCCCTCACCCCTGGAGAGGAGGTGCTCTGGGCCGGGACACCGAGCCTCGCCCCGGCGACGCTTCCGATGGCGATCGGGTTCGGCCTGAGCATGGTCGGCGTGTGGCTCTCGCGCGAGGTCGAGGTTCCGCGGGTACCTGAGCAGTTCGCGCTCGTCCTCGTCCCGATCGGGCTCGCGATCGTCGCGTGGGCGTATCTCTCGCGGTGGAGCACCCGGTACGTGTTCACGACGAAGGCGATCTACGAGAAGTCCGGCGTGTTCTCGCTGTCGGTCACGCGAGTTCCGATCGGGCGAGTCCAGAACACCGCCTTCGATCAGTCGTTGATCGAACGCACGTTCTCGTACGGCGACATCGCAGTCTACACCGCCGGTTCTGGTGGCGTGAACCTCGCACTCAGCAACGTTCCCGACCCGGAGCACGTGAACGGGCTGGTGACCACACAGCTCAGCGAGTCGGCAGCCAGCGGGACCGAGCGCGAGGTGGCGAGCGCGGGTCGTCCCACATCGTAA
- a CDS encoding heme ABC transporter ATP-binding protein: MIDVEDLSVGFGDVEAVSDATLTVDRGEIVGLVGPNGAGKTTLLGAINGLVDPTDGSVRIAGDDVAELSARAIARRVATVPQETSLSFSFPVREVVAMGRTAYRSRFERASATDREHTRRAMERTGIKRFADRAIDEVSGGERQRVVLARALCQDPEALLLDEPTASLDINHQVRTLSLVREFVADGRAALCAIHDLSLAARFCDRLALLADGRVVATGSPEAVLTEAHVERAFDADAAVTRHPVTGAVDVTATTGGAERDSRVHVLGGGRMAARAIATLAEAGFTISAGVLPSGDVATEAATAHGVETVTAEPFAPIDERTRERAAGAVREADVVVLAGVAEGTNRGLAAEAGRVVIVENGLSNAEPRATTGAFDERLRPACVVDVERLPAGVERAIQATADPEQPEAAADD; the protein is encoded by the coding sequence GTGATCGACGTCGAGGACCTCTCGGTCGGGTTCGGCGACGTGGAGGCCGTGAGCGACGCCACCCTCACCGTCGACCGTGGCGAGATCGTGGGGCTGGTCGGGCCGAACGGGGCGGGAAAGACGACTCTCCTGGGTGCGATCAACGGACTGGTCGATCCCACCGACGGGAGTGTTCGCATCGCTGGCGACGACGTTGCGGAGCTCTCGGCGCGTGCGATCGCCCGCCGGGTCGCGACGGTTCCACAGGAGACGAGCCTCTCGTTTTCCTTTCCGGTCCGTGAGGTGGTGGCGATGGGCCGAACGGCTTACCGTTCGCGGTTCGAGCGAGCCTCGGCGACCGATCGCGAGCACACCCGGCGCGCGATGGAGCGCACAGGTATAAAGCGCTTCGCCGACCGCGCTATCGACGAAGTCAGCGGCGGCGAGCGCCAGCGCGTGGTGCTCGCCCGAGCGCTCTGTCAGGACCCCGAAGCCCTCCTTCTCGACGAGCCGACCGCCAGCCTCGATATCAATCACCAGGTCCGCACGCTGTCGCTCGTCCGGGAGTTCGTCGCCGATGGTCGAGCGGCGCTGTGTGCGATCCACGACCTCTCGCTCGCCGCCCGGTTCTGTGATCGGCTCGCGTTGCTCGCCGACGGTCGCGTGGTCGCCACCGGCTCCCCCGAGGCGGTGCTGACAGAGGCCCACGTCGAGCGCGCGTTCGACGCCGATGCTGCCGTGACCCGCCACCCCGTCACGGGAGCGGTCGACGTGACCGCGACGACCGGTGGAGCAGAGCGCGACAGCCGGGTTCACGTCCTCGGCGGCGGACGGATGGCCGCACGGGCCATCGCCACGCTCGCCGAGGCCGGGTTTACGATTTCGGCGGGCGTCCTTCCGAGTGGCGACGTTGCGACCGAGGCCGCCACCGCCCACGGCGTCGAGACTGTCACCGCGGAGCCGTTCGCACCGATCGACGAACGCACCCGCGAACGGGCTGCGGGAGCGGTTCGGGAGGCTGACGTCGTGGTGCTGGCCGGGGTCGCCGAGGGAACGAACCGCGGGCTCGCCGCCGAAGCCGGACGAGTGGTGATCGTCGAGAATGGGCTGTCGAACGCGGAACCACGAGCGACCACCGGCGCGTTCGACGAGCGCCTTCGGCCCGCGTGTGTCGTCGATGTTGAGAGGCTACCTGCCGGCGTTGAGAGGGCGATCCAGGCCACGGCCGATCCGGAACAGCCCGAGGCAGCGGCCGACGACTGA
- a CDS encoding PGF-CTERM-anchored ABC transporter substrate-binding protein, whose protein sequence is MRTDVFSMILAAVVLLSAVGPAAATTSAATAGTTTERIGGPTAPDVQQATCSFPTTATDATGTEITVEDEPESVVTLSPSAAQTMWEIGAREKVVGLTKYASYLEGAETRTNVSGAGQQYANVEAVVGLEPDLVLAPNVIPNETVESLRSAGLTVFKFGFAGSIEDVSEKTRLTGELVGACEGANRIADTMDSHVESIRNAVANESRPQTLYLLGGGYVAGNNTFIGSMIETAGGTNLAANASIEGYKQISDEVIAQRDPEWLVVSSPTAIPNGTPWADTTAIQENQTIVVNNSYVNQPAPRVMLPLMEMARQLHPDAIEGANLTDSAIGPANLTAANATAAATDGGNTTATDSNETIDGNETAAGATDGTTMTESTADGTTGDTTSTETGDATTEEATATADDAGAATTGDSGNATTTSSGSGPGFGPAVAVIAVLAGTLLVVGRNGR, encoded by the coding sequence ATGCGAACAGACGTCTTTTCGATGATTCTCGCGGCGGTGGTACTGCTCAGTGCAGTCGGGCCGGCCGCGGCGACGACCAGCGCAGCGACCGCAGGGACCACGACCGAAAGGATCGGTGGGCCGACGGCACCCGACGTTCAGCAGGCGACCTGTTCGTTCCCGACGACGGCGACCGACGCGACCGGGACCGAAATCACCGTCGAGGACGAACCGGAATCAGTCGTCACGCTCTCACCGAGCGCCGCCCAGACGATGTGGGAGATCGGTGCACGCGAGAAGGTAGTAGGACTCACGAAGTACGCCAGCTACCTCGAGGGAGCCGAGACGCGGACGAACGTCTCGGGCGCGGGGCAGCAGTACGCCAACGTCGAGGCGGTGGTAGGGCTCGAACCCGATCTCGTGCTCGCGCCGAACGTGATCCCGAACGAGACGGTCGAAAGCCTTCGTAGCGCCGGACTGACCGTGTTCAAGTTCGGCTTTGCCGGATCGATCGAGGATGTCTCCGAGAAGACTCGGCTCACCGGCGAACTCGTCGGTGCGTGCGAGGGCGCGAACCGCATCGCGGACACGATGGATTCCCACGTCGAGTCGATCCGCAACGCGGTTGCCAACGAGTCCAGGCCACAGACGCTCTACCTGCTTGGTGGTGGGTACGTCGCGGGCAACAACACGTTCATCGGCTCGATGATCGAGACCGCCGGCGGGACCAACCTCGCAGCGAACGCCAGCATCGAGGGATACAAGCAGATCAGCGACGAGGTGATCGCCCAACGCGACCCCGAGTGGCTTGTCGTCTCTAGCCCGACGGCGATACCCAACGGCACGCCGTGGGCGGACACGACCGCCATCCAGGAGAATCAGACCATCGTCGTAAACAACAGCTACGTCAACCAGCCCGCACCCCGAGTGATGCTGCCGTTGATGGAAATGGCCCGGCAGCTCCATCCCGACGCGATCGAAGGGGCGAACCTTACTGACTCCGCCATCGGCCCCGCGAACCTCACGGCGGCGAACGCGACTGCGGCTGCGACCGACGGTGGAAACACGACGGCCACCGACAGCAACGAAACGATCGACGGCAACGAGACGGCCGCTGGAGCGACCGACGGGACGACGATGACTGAATCAACTGCTGACGGAACGACCGGCGACACGACTTCGACCGAAACCGGCGACGCGACGACCGAGGAAGCGACCGCCACGGCCGACGATGCTGGAGCGGCCACGACCGGCGATAGCGGGAATGCGACGACGACCAGCTCGGGTAGCGGTCCTGGCTTCGGGCCCGCGGTCGCAGTCATCGCAGTACTCGCCGGAACGTTGCTCGTGGTCGGGAGAAACGGACGATAA
- a CDS encoding polyprenol monophosphomannose synthase, translating to MTGSRSVSIIIPTYNERENIERVVDRCRAALADYRFEIVVVDDDSPDKTWQLVADAYEGAEAVRIVRRTEESGLATAVSRGFDEATAELCAVIDADLQHPPEKLPALIEAFDTGADIVIGSRHVAGGGVENWSLLRRIVSRGAMTITKLALAPTRGISDPMSGFFAIRREIIDGVALAPTGYKILLEVLMKCEYDRIAEVPYVFTERERGESKLTADEYLGFLAHIYDLRRNGYAERERDVPVSVESP from the coding sequence GTGACGGGGTCGCGATCGGTCTCGATCATCATTCCGACCTACAACGAGCGCGAGAACATCGAGCGCGTCGTCGACCGATGTCGGGCGGCGCTTGCGGACTACCGTTTCGAGATCGTGGTCGTCGACGACGACTCGCCCGACAAGACGTGGCAGCTCGTCGCCGACGCGTACGAGGGGGCAGAAGCGGTGCGGATCGTCCGCCGCACCGAGGAATCCGGCCTGGCAACCGCGGTTTCACGCGGGTTCGACGAAGCGACCGCCGAGCTGTGTGCGGTCATCGACGCCGATCTCCAGCATCCGCCCGAGAAGCTCCCCGCACTCATCGAGGCGTTCGACACCGGCGCGGACATCGTGATCGGGAGTCGCCACGTCGCCGGCGGTGGTGTCGAGAACTGGTCGCTGCTCCGCCGGATCGTCAGCCGCGGCGCGATGACGATCACCAAGCTCGCACTTGCCCCGACACGCGGTATCTCGGACCCAATGAGCGGGTTTTTCGCCATCCGACGCGAGATCATCGACGGCGTTGCGCTCGCGCCCACCGGCTACAAGATCCTGCTCGAAGTCCTGATGAAATGTGAGTACGACCGGATCGCGGAGGTGCCGTACGTGTTCACCGAACGCGAGCGCGGCGAGTCGAAACTGACTGCCGACGAGTATCTCGGCTTCCTCGCGCATATCTACGACCTCCGGCGCAACGGCTACGCCGAACGCGAGCGGGACGTTCCGGTTTCAGTCGAGAGTCCGTAG